Proteins encoded by one window of Drosophila melanogaster chromosome X:
- the CG15890 gene encoding uncharacterized protein, isoform B has protein sequence MSPKDGSLGDAKFAKYTVNHEPPPPSAMTTTQSTNSGVDKPIAKEKDNGTTNPPVKRSWREKIRLVANNVTVEPILAAYIMPSVLSNLATQNLNLEKACRVNMAYGDEVCDALTRRQTANYTLEEETVQQMVARMAAWKTVIQSLFPCLLILFWGSWSDRHRRRKPCILIPVVGEFLGVVGLMLCVYFEQAPMEAAALTEAIFPSLSGGWFTMLMGVFSYIADITTEEDRTLRIGILNVCFSVGVPIGMAFSGVLLKQIGFYGVFSISAAFYVIAFVYGFFFLEEPQSRPEKSAEQKSLLADFFDKEHVVQTFRVAFKKGENQRRKRVILLMIVVMVIIGPLHGEMAVTYLFTRFRFNWSEVEFSFFSTYAMFTGLIGVIFCVGILSHKLNIDDALVGVLSSTSKILSSFVYAFATLPWHMYLGGLVEIFNGTAFIAMRSIATKLVSKDELGKVNSLFGVAEALMPMVFAPMYTTLYAATLRVLPGAFFLLGGGLTLFSVFIFLWMYRFQVRQRRNLASADAESAAVKDPNGNINAIEALVLASEAKGQMNGIIANVIHESLEHADPISTPPTNTAQQIERGIENHGFVQEEKVKDRDC, from the exons ATGTCACCCAAGGACGGCAGCCTGGGCGATGCTAAATTCGCCAAGTATACGGTGAACCATGAGCCGCCACCTCCTTCGGCGATGACGACGACACAGTCCACCAACAGTGGTGTGGATAAACCGATAGCTAAGGAAAAGGACAATGGCACAACGAATCCGCCCGTGAAACGATCCTGGCGCGAGAAGATCCGCCTGGTGGCCAACAATGTCACCGTGGAACCGATCCTGGCCGCCTACATCATGCCCAGCGTGCTCTCCAATCTGGCCACCCAGAATCTTAACCTGGAGAAGGCCTGTCGAGTGAACATGGCCTACGGGGATGAGGTGTGCGATGCACTCACCCGCCGCCAAACAGCCAACTACACACT AGAGGAGGAAACAGTGCAGCAAATGGTGGCGCGAATGGCCGCCTGGAAGACGGTGATCCAGTCCCTGTTCCCCTGCCTGCTGATCCTTTTCTGGGGATCCTGGAGCGATCGCCATCGCCGGCGGAAGCCCTGCATCCTCATCCCGGTGGTGGGCGAGTTCCTGGGGGTGGTGGGCCTGATGCTGTGCGTCTACTTCGAACAGGCGCCCATGGAGGCAGCCGCCCTCACGGAAGCCATCTTCCCCTCCCTCAGCGGCGGCTGGTTCACCATGCTGATGGGCGTCTTCAGCTACATTGCGGACATCACCACGGAGGAGGATCGCACGCTGAGGATCGGCATTCTCAATGTCTGCTTCTCGGTGGGCGTGCCGATCGGAATGGCCTTCAGTGGAGTGCTGCTCAA GCAAATTGGATTCTACGGCGTATTCTCGATCTCCGCCGCCTTCTACGTGATAGCCTTCGTTTACGGCTTCTTTTTCCTGGAGGAGCCACAATCTCGGCCGGAGAAAAGTGCGGAGCAAAAGAGCCTGCTGGCCGACTTTTTCGACAAGGAGCACGTGGTGCAGACATTCCGGGTGGCCTTCAAGAAGGGCGAAAATCAGCGCCGCAAACGCGTGATCCTGCTGATGATCGTGGTGATGGTCATCATTGGTCCACTGCACGGCGAGATGGCAGTCACGTATCTATTCACGCGATTCCGGTTCAATTGGTCGGAAGTGGAGTTTAGTTTCTTCTCGACTTATGCCATGTTTACGGGTCTCATCGGTGTGATTTTCTGCGTGGGCATTCTCTCCCACAAGCTGAACATCGATGATGCACTGGTCGGCGTTTTGTCCAGCACCTCGAAGATCCTATCGTCCTTTGTCTACGCTTTTGCCACACTGCCATGGCATATGTACCTGGGCGGACTGGTGGAGATCTTCAATGGCACGGCGTTTATAGCGATGCGTTCGATAGCCACCAAGTTGGTGTCCAAGGACGAACTGGGCAAGGTGAACTCGCTGTTCGGAGTGGCAGAGGCCCTAATGCCCATGGTGTTTGCGCCCATGTACACGACCTTGTATGCCGCTACATTGAGAGTCCTGCCAGGTGCCTTCTTCCTGCTCGGCGGTGGTCTTACCCTGTTCTCTGTCTTCATATTCCT ATGGATGTACCGATTCCAGGTTCGCCAGCGGCGAAATCTGGCCTCCGCGGATGCTGAAAGTGCCGCCGTGAAGGATCCCAATGGCAATATCAATGCTATCGAAGCGTTGGTCCTGGCCAGCGAGGCCAAGGGTCAGATGAACGGGATCATCGCCAATGTGATACACGAGTCCTTGGAGCACGCAGATCCTATATCGACACCACCCACAAACACCGCACAACAAATCGAACGGGGCATCGAGAACCATGGGTTCGTTCAGGAGGAGAAGGTCAAGGATCGGGATTGTTAG